The proteins below are encoded in one region of Sporosarcina sp. FSL K6-1508:
- a CDS encoding ABC-2 transporter permease has translation MFNLIRKDILLQKTTLLILLPLLVVFLFMENSYVWIGIIFSISIVMNAYSVDEKSASHILLNSLPYTRKEIVSSKYIGTFIFVGSVVFTIFIGNLIIHQEIMMWKDILLIVSSVMVAISLLFPFSYKFKSQYMLIGALVSLAIYLVIIPLFIPNVNDKIREFVQTVLTLQTAQFYLFIALSVMVLYTCSWLLSIHIYRKKVF, from the coding sequence ATGTTTAATTTAATTCGGAAAGATATCCTTTTGCAAAAGACGACGTTATTGATTCTGCTACCACTTTTAGTTGTTTTCTTATTCATGGAAAACTCATATGTCTGGATAGGTATAATATTTAGCATCTCAATTGTTATGAATGCTTATAGCGTTGATGAAAAGTCAGCAAGTCATATACTGCTCAATTCCTTGCCTTATACACGGAAAGAAATTGTCAGTTCAAAATATATCGGTACATTTATTTTCGTAGGTTCAGTTGTTTTCACCATCTTTATTGGCAATTTAATCATTCATCAAGAAATAATGATGTGGAAAGATATACTATTGATCGTTAGCTCTGTGATGGTAGCAATATCATTGCTTTTCCCATTTTCGTATAAATTTAAAAGCCAATATATGCTCATTGGTGCACTTGTTTCGTTAGCCATTTATCTAGTGATTATTCCTTTATTTATCCCCAACGTGAACGATAAAATCAGGGAGTTTGTGCAAACGGTATTAACGTTACAAACTGCTCAGTTCTATTTGTTCATTGCCTTGTCGGTTATGGTGCTCTATACATGTTCATGGCTGCTGTCGATTCATATTTATAGAAAAAAAGTGTTTTAA
- a CDS encoding ABC transporter ATP-binding protein: MENVIELQHVQKSFEGFQLKDFSMTVKKGFITGFIGGNGVGKSTTIKLLMNLLQPDSGTISIFGLDYKDYEKEIKQRIGFVFDENIFYEHLTLAEMKKIIKPAYLNWDDKLFNHYVQTFELPLNKKIKSFSKGMMMKASLTIALSHHAELIIMDEPTSGLDPIFRRELLDILRDLMQDGEKAIFFSTHITTDLDRLADYITFIHNGEHIFTKEFYQIEEEYAIVKGGIGLLDGDTEREFIAIRKSAHGFVGLTANKARVEDIFGELALIEKATLEDIMFYTKKGVEQHV, translated from the coding sequence ATGGAAAACGTAATTGAATTACAACATGTCCAAAAATCATTTGAGGGTTTTCAACTAAAGGATTTTTCAATGACTGTTAAAAAGGGTTTCATAACGGGGTTTATTGGTGGAAATGGTGTTGGGAAATCAACGACGATTAAACTATTGATGAATTTATTGCAGCCAGATAGCGGAACAATTTCGATATTCGGTTTGGATTATAAGGACTATGAAAAAGAAATAAAGCAGCGCATTGGCTTTGTATTTGATGAAAACATTTTTTATGAACATTTAACGTTAGCAGAAATGAAGAAAATAATAAAACCAGCCTATTTAAATTGGGATGATAAACTATTCAATCATTATGTTCAAACATTTGAATTGCCGCTTAATAAAAAAATTAAATCCTTTTCTAAAGGAATGATGATGAAAGCGTCGTTAACAATTGCTTTATCGCATCACGCGGAATTAATTATTATGGATGAACCTACGTCTGGATTAGATCCCATTTTTCGTAGGGAGTTGTTAGATATTTTACGTGATCTTATGCAAGATGGGGAGAAAGCTATCTTCTTTTCGACTCATATTACGACAGATTTAGATCGTCTTGCAGATTATATTACGTTTATCCATAATGGTGAGCATATTTTCACAAAGGAATTTTATCAAATTGAAGAAGAGTATGCCATTGTAAAAGGCGGGATAGGGCTATTAGATGGGGATACAGAACGGGAATTTATAGCCATACGAAAATCTGCCCATGGTTTTGTAGGATTAACAGCTAATAAAGCACGTGTAGAAGATATTTTTGGAGAACTGGCTTTGATCGAGAAGGCAACTCTTGAAGATATTATGTTTTATACAAAGAAAGGGGTTGAGCAGCATGTTTAA
- a CDS encoding GntR family transcriptional regulator gives MQIIISNSSKEPIYRQIYAQIKKLIFIGQLQEGQSLPSMRQLAKDLEISVITTKRAYEELEKNGFIYSIVGKGSFVAEQNMEMMKERKMKVIEEKLLVAIQNGKEMDLSLAELKEMLTLLYTEVD, from the coding sequence ATGCAAATTATTATTTCAAACAGTTCAAAAGAACCGATTTATAGGCAAATCTATGCACAAATAAAAAAGTTGATTTTCATAGGTCAATTGCAAGAAGGGCAGTCGCTTCCTTCTATGCGTCAGCTCGCAAAGGATTTGGAGATTAGTGTTATTACAACGAAGCGTGCCTATGAAGAACTTGAGAAAAATGGCTTTATCTATTCCATTGTGGGGAAAGGTTCGTTCGTAGCAGAGCAAAATATGGAGATGATGAAGGAAAGAAAGATGAAAGTGATTGAAGAAAAGTTACTGGTAGCCATTCAAAACGGTAAAGAAATGGATCTGAGCTTAGCGGAACTAAAGGAAATGCTTACATTATTGTATACGGAGGTTGACTGA
- a CDS encoding DNA alkylation repair protein, translated as MNLDVVMQELEALGKDRMKKMYISNGAHEPLFGAGTGAMKPIAKNLKLNQPLAEELYATGNYDAMYFAGIIADPKAMTEADYDRWMDAAYFYMLSDYVVAVTLSESDIAQEVADKWIVSGEELRMSAGWSCYCWLLGNRSDIEFSESKISNMLDIVKNTIHDSPERTKSAMNNFLSTVGISYLPLHEKAIETAKTVGIVEVKRDKKKSSILNAYESIQKEVDRGKIGFKRKYVRC; from the coding sequence ATGAATTTAGATGTGGTGATGCAGGAGCTTGAAGCCCTTGGCAAGGATCGAATGAAAAAAATGTACATATCCAATGGTGCACATGAGCCGCTTTTTGGCGCGGGTACAGGCGCTATGAAACCAATCGCAAAGAACCTAAAATTAAATCAGCCTTTAGCTGAAGAGCTTTATGCTACAGGGAACTACGATGCCATGTACTTTGCAGGCATTATTGCAGATCCCAAAGCCATGACGGAGGCGGATTATGATCGTTGGATGGATGCGGCGTATTTTTATATGCTGTCCGATTATGTAGTGGCCGTAACTTTATCAGAGTCAGATATTGCACAAGAAGTTGCTGATAAATGGATCGTGAGCGGTGAAGAGCTGAGAATGTCAGCGGGCTGGAGTTGCTACTGTTGGCTTTTAGGAAATCGTTCAGACATTGAATTTTCGGAAAGCAAGATCTCAAACATGCTCGACATTGTGAAAAATACAATTCACGACTCGCCAGAACGAACGAAATCGGCTATGAATAATTTTCTATCCACTGTGGGGATTTCCTATTTGCCGCTCCATGAAAAGGCCATCGAGACCGCAAAGACAGTAGGTATAGTAGAAGTCAAACGGGACAAGAAAAAAAGCAGTATCCTAAACGCTTATGAAAGCATTCAAAAAGAAGTAGATAGAGGAAAGATTGGATTCAAACGCAAATATGTAAGATGTTAA
- a CDS encoding SRPBCC domain-containing protein produces the protein MDNNTPDNSSVLINGDKETVWDSVTNEDKLLHWYAPGSPREIPTLKAGEKVIFTLMPSAHNNLTEEHQMSLTIEKVIPYKEFTLYLDSQKLLLSFSLVEDGNHTTVTINSGGYDESLANLKALIEGEELPYV, from the coding sequence ATGGATAATAATACGCCAGATAACAGTTCGGTTTTGATAAATGGGGATAAAGAAACAGTTTGGGATTCTGTTACAAATGAGGATAAGCTCTTACACTGGTATGCGCCAGGATCGCCTAGGGAGATCCCTACTTTAAAAGCTGGGGAAAAAGTAATTTTTACGTTAATGCCCAGCGCTCATAATAATCTGACAGAGGAACATCAGATGTCTTTAACGATTGAAAAGGTAATTCCTTATAAAGAGTTTACTCTTTACTTGGATTCACAAAAATTGCTACTATCATTTAGTTTAGTTGAAGATGGAAATCATACAACAGTTACCATCAATTCAGGAGGTTATGATGAGTCATTAGCTAATTTGAAAGCGCTGATAGAGGGGGAAGAACTACCATATGTATAA